The genome window TAGAACGCATTACCTCTTCGATTACACTCTCCCTGGCTTGCGGTTGGATGTAGATTTCATCTTCGCTGTCACTTTCCTGAAAATCCGTGAGGAATTCGTTCCTTCTCTTGTACTTCTGAAGATAGTCTTTGCAAACGTTCACCGCTATCCTGTAAATCCACGTGGAGAGCTTCGAATCTCCTCTGAATTTTTTGATGCCCTTGAAAATCCTCACAAAGACGTCCTGTACCACATCGTCCACGTCGTCCGTGTTCAGATAACTCTTTGCGATGCTTCCTATCTTGGGTGCGAACTCTCTGTATAGAAGCTCGTAGGCCCAATTCTCCTTTTTCTTCAAGGCTTCCACGAGTTTTTTCTCGTTCAAAGCGATTTCCTCCTCGTATTAAGACTCGTTCCTCAAATCGACGGTTCATAACGCTTTTCCACAAAAGGAGAAGTCATCGTCTTCAAAAGGCAGGAATACGTCATTCTGAACCTGAACACGTCCCCCACCTTCACATCACCGTATTCGGTTACATCCAAGACCACGTGGTCGCTGGAGGCGTGAAGCACCTCCACCCCTTTGTCCACTGGTATGAGCCCTCT of Thermotoga sp. contains these proteins:
- a CDS encoding sigma-70 family RNA polymerase sigma factor, which gives rise to MNEKKLVEALKKKENWAYELLYREFAPKIGSIAKSYLNTDDVDDVVQDVFVRIFKGIKKFRGDSKLSTWIYRIAVNVCKDYLQKYKRRNEFLTDFQESDSEDEIYIQPQARESVIEEVMRSITVEKVQKALEKLSPEDRLLIKLRDIDGLSYEEIASVLQKPVGTVKSRLHYARKRLGKLLKEGERVER